From the genome of Halomonas sp. 1513, one region includes:
- a CDS encoding peptide ABC transporter substrate-binding protein — MKTPLALAIAAAAFTLSSAHADEPRHGGTLNTIIQPEPPGLVLGMIQNDPTRKVAGNIYEGLLSYSTDLEPRPQLAESWDVDDDGLVWTFQLREGVTWHDGEPFTAEDVVFSADVFHRDLNPSARAVLDHIESIEADGDHTVVFTLKQPFGPFLLSFEAGTFTMVPKHLYEGTDFRDNEHNDHPIGTGPFKFENWDRGTVIELVRNDDYYVDDLPYLDGINWHVIPDGASRAVAYENGTVDVLPNGTVENFDIPRLAELDNTCMTEEGHEYFSPFAMLWMNNREGPTEDKRFRQAVMYAMDREFARDVLWNELGNVPLSSFGSNARFQHDGLEPYDHNPDRARELLDEMGYDGEEVRLLPLPYGETWTRWAEAVQQNLREVGINVRTQSTDVGGWNQRLGDWDYDLAFTFLYQYGDPALGISRTYLSSNIERGSPWNNVGGYENERVDELFNEAATAFPDEERESLYREVQEILHEDVPVGWLMELGFPTLYRCDVKNLVTSGVGVNDGFKDAWLDR; from the coding sequence ATGAAGACTCCTCTGGCCCTGGCCATTGCCGCCGCGGCGTTCACCCTCTCCAGTGCGCATGCCGATGAGCCCCGCCACGGCGGCACGCTCAACACCATCATCCAGCCCGAACCGCCCGGCCTGGTGCTGGGCATGATCCAGAACGACCCGACCCGCAAGGTCGCCGGCAACATCTATGAAGGCTTGCTCAGCTACTCCACCGACCTCGAGCCACGCCCGCAGCTGGCGGAATCCTGGGACGTCGATGACGACGGCCTGGTATGGACCTTCCAACTGCGCGAGGGGGTGACCTGGCACGACGGCGAGCCGTTCACCGCCGAGGACGTGGTGTTCTCCGCCGACGTCTTCCACCGCGACCTCAACCCCAGCGCCCGCGCAGTGCTCGATCACATCGAGAGCATCGAGGCCGACGGCGACCACACCGTGGTGTTTACCCTCAAGCAGCCGTTCGGGCCCTTCCTGCTCTCCTTCGAGGCCGGTACCTTCACCATGGTGCCCAAGCACCTCTACGAGGGCACCGACTTCCGCGACAACGAGCACAACGACCATCCCATCGGTACCGGCCCCTTCAAGTTCGAGAACTGGGACCGCGGCACGGTGATCGAGCTGGTCCGCAACGACGACTACTACGTCGACGACCTGCCCTACCTCGACGGCATCAACTGGCACGTGATTCCCGACGGCGCCTCACGCGCCGTGGCCTACGAGAACGGCACCGTCGACGTGCTGCCCAACGGCACCGTCGAGAACTTCGATATTCCGCGTCTCGCCGAGCTCGACAACACCTGCATGACCGAAGAGGGCCACGAGTACTTCAGCCCCTTCGCCATGCTGTGGATGAACAACCGCGAAGGCCCCACCGAAGACAAGCGCTTCCGCCAGGCGGTGATGTACGCCATGGATCGCGAATTCGCCCGCGACGTGCTGTGGAACGAACTCGGCAACGTGCCGCTGTCGTCGTTCGGCTCCAACGCGCGCTTCCAGCACGACGGCCTGGAGCCCTACGACCACAACCCCGATCGTGCCCGCGAGCTGCTCGACGAGATGGGTTACGACGGCGAGGAGGTACGCCTGCTGCCGCTGCCCTACGGCGAAACCTGGACACGCTGGGCCGAAGCGGTGCAGCAGAACCTGCGCGAAGTGGGCATCAACGTGCGCACCCAGTCCACCGACGTCGGCGGCTGGAACCAGCGTCTGGGCGACTGGGATTACGACCTCGCCTTCACCTTCCTCTATCAGTACGGTGATCCGGCGCTGGGCATCTCGCGCACCTACCTCTCCAGCAATATCGAGCGCGGCTCGCCGTGGAACAACGTCGGCGGCTACGAGAACGAGCGCGTCGACGAGCTGTTCAACGAGGCGGCCACGGCCTTCCCGGATGAAGAGCGCGAGTCGCTCTACCGCGAGGTTCAGGAGATTCTCCACGAGGACGTGCCGGTGGGCTGGTTGATGGAGCTCGGCTTCCCGACCCTCTACCGCTGCGACGTCAAGAACCTGGTGACCTCCGGCGTCGGCGTCAACGACGGCTTCAAGGACGCTTGGCTGGACCGCTGA
- a CDS encoding ABC transporter permease, with protein MLYVRLILMRLLKAVVVLFMIIIFNFFLIQMAPGDPAAILAGEAGATDEAFLRQLRERFGLDQPLYVQLWRYVSGIAMLDFGYSYRQGVPVLDLIMARMPATLLLTGTAFVLALVMGIFAGSLAAARAKKPSGSLIMALALLFYATPLFWVALMSVVLFSVYLDWLPAYGMYTVGAGHTGLALVLDVAKHLILPATTLALFFMAIYTRMTRASMLEASQQDFVKTARAKGLKNSVIQRRHILRNALLPIITLAGLQAGQMVGGAILTETVFAWPGIGRLMYEALQQRDYNLLLGIFFFSAALVIVFNIITDLVYRLADPRIKERS; from the coding sequence ATGCTCTATGTCCGCTTGATCCTGATGCGGCTGTTGAAGGCCGTGGTCGTGCTGTTCATGATCATCATCTTCAACTTCTTCCTGATCCAGATGGCGCCCGGCGACCCGGCCGCCATCCTGGCCGGCGAGGCCGGCGCCACCGATGAAGCCTTCCTGCGCCAGCTGCGCGAACGCTTCGGCCTCGACCAGCCGCTCTACGTGCAGCTGTGGCGCTATGTGTCGGGCATCGCCATGCTCGATTTCGGCTACTCCTACCGTCAGGGCGTGCCGGTGCTCGACCTGATCATGGCGCGCATGCCCGCCACCCTGCTGCTGACCGGCACCGCCTTCGTGCTGGCCCTGGTCATGGGCATCTTCGCCGGGTCCCTGGCCGCGGCGCGGGCCAAGAAGCCCTCCGGCTCGCTGATCATGGCCCTGGCGCTGCTGTTCTACGCCACCCCGCTGTTCTGGGTGGCGCTGATGTCGGTGGTGCTGTTCTCGGTCTACCTCGACTGGCTGCCCGCCTACGGCATGTACACCGTGGGTGCCGGTCATACCGGCCTGGCGCTGGTGCTCGATGTGGCCAAGCATCTGATCCTGCCGGCCACTACCCTGGCGCTGTTCTTCATGGCCATCTATACCCGCATGACCCGCGCCTCGATGCTCGAGGCGAGCCAGCAGGACTTCGTCAAGACCGCCCGCGCCAAGGGACTCAAGAACAGCGTCATCCAGCGACGGCACATCCTGCGCAACGCGCTGCTGCCGATCATCACCCTGGCCGGCCTGCAGGCCGGGCAGATGGTCGGCGGTGCCATCCTCACCGAGACGGTGTTCGCCTGGCCCGGCATCGGCCGCCTGATGTACGAGGCGCTGCAGCAGCGCGACTACAACCTGCTGCTGGGGATCTTCTTCTTCTCGGCGGCGCTGGTGATCGTGTTCAACATCATCACCGACCTGGTCTACCGCCTGGCCGACCCGCGCATCAAGGAGCGCTCATGA
- a CDS encoding ABC transporter permease translates to MSFFARFAQNRGALIGLIILLGIVLMAILAPLLFPESPWRMVQRPFLPPMEVDGFPLGTDTMGRNVAAGLMHGAWVSLLIGLVSTLVALLIGVPLGAVAGYYGGLIDDALMRFTEFFQTIPNFALAIVLVAIMQPSVMSIVLAIALVSWPPVARLVRAEFMSLRNREYVEAARLVGQTNRTIILRQILPNTLSPIIVLASLMVATAILLESALSFLGLGDPNVMSWGYMIGAARTVIRQAWWLSFFPGVAILLTVLALNLVGEGLDDALNPKLARERS, encoded by the coding sequence ATGAGTTTCTTCGCTCGCTTCGCCCAGAACCGCGGCGCCCTGATCGGGCTGATCATCCTGCTCGGCATCGTCCTGATGGCGATCCTGGCGCCACTGCTGTTTCCCGAGTCGCCCTGGCGCATGGTGCAGCGCCCCTTCCTGCCGCCCATGGAGGTCGACGGCTTTCCACTGGGCACCGATACCATGGGCCGCAACGTGGCCGCGGGACTGATGCACGGCGCCTGGGTATCGCTGCTGATCGGCCTGGTCTCGACCCTGGTGGCGCTGCTGATCGGCGTGCCGCTGGGCGCCGTGGCCGGCTACTACGGTGGGCTGATCGACGATGCCCTGATGCGCTTCACCGAGTTCTTCCAGACCATTCCCAACTTCGCCCTGGCCATCGTGCTGGTGGCGATCATGCAGCCCAGCGTGATGTCGATCGTGCTGGCCATTGCGCTGGTCAGCTGGCCGCCGGTGGCGCGTCTGGTGCGCGCCGAGTTCATGTCGCTGCGCAACCGCGAGTACGTCGAGGCGGCGCGCCTGGTGGGCCAGACCAACCGCACCATCATCCTGCGCCAGATCCTGCCCAACACCCTGTCGCCGATCATCGTGCTGGCCTCGCTGATGGTGGCCACCGCCATCCTGCTGGAGTCCGCGCTCTCCTTCCTGGGGCTGGGGGATCCCAACGTGATGTCGTGGGGCTACATGATCGGCGCGGCGCGCACCGTGATCCGCCAGGCCTGGTGGCTGAGCTTCTTCCCCGGGGTGGCGATCCTGCTCACCGTGCTGGCCCTCAACCTGGTGGGCGAAGGCCTCGATGACGCCTTGAACCCGAAACTCGCCCGCGAGCGCTCCTGA
- a CDS encoding microcin ABC transporter ATP-binding protein (with YejAEF is involved in resistance to microcin C), translated as MTDSQTALLSLRHLNIALPKGADRALAVEDVSYDVFRGEILCVVGESGSGKSMAANAVMGLLPKGVYASGGEALFDGQDLLTLSEKQHRTLRGLRIGMIFQEPMTALNPLMRVGAQIAEVFEAHGQFNGRERQKKALALLTEVGIPDPEKAIRAYPFQLSGGQRQRVMIAMALALEPELLIADEPTTALDVTTQAQILDLIRDLQRRRDMAVMFITHDFGVVAEIANRVCVMRHGRIVELGEAEAVLKHPSHDYTRALIEAIPSDIIPEARGAETDTPLLEVVGLDKVFRSKGGLFKPAREVRALQDVSFRMTKGETIGIVGESGSGKSTLGRCVVRLERPDSGTLSLSGTDFMHLQGEALRRERHRVQMIFQDPYASLNPRHRVGYAIAQGPMANGMSKTQAFAKAKELLALVGLEGTDDRYPHEFSGGQRQRIGIARALAMEPELIVADEAVSALDVSIQAQILALLEELKQKLSLSLLFITHDLRVAAQICDRIIVMQHGRIVEQGSARDVFLAPQEAYTRELLNAIPGREQELADA; from the coding sequence ATGACCGATAGCCAAACAGCCCTGCTCAGCCTGCGCCACCTCAACATCGCGCTGCCCAAGGGCGCCGACCGCGCCCTGGCCGTCGAAGACGTCAGCTACGACGTGTTTCGCGGCGAGATCCTGTGCGTGGTGGGCGAATCCGGCTCCGGCAAGTCGATGGCCGCCAACGCGGTGATGGGCCTGCTGCCCAAGGGCGTCTACGCCAGCGGCGGCGAGGCGCTGTTCGACGGCCAGGACCTGCTCACGCTCTCCGAAAAGCAGCACCGCACGCTGCGCGGGCTACGCATCGGCATGATCTTCCAGGAGCCGATGACCGCCCTCAATCCGCTGATGCGGGTCGGCGCCCAGATCGCCGAAGTCTTCGAGGCCCACGGCCAGTTCAACGGGCGGGAGCGCCAGAAGAAGGCCCTGGCGCTGCTCACCGAGGTCGGCATCCCGGACCCCGAAAAGGCGATTCGCGCCTACCCCTTCCAGCTCTCCGGCGGCCAGCGCCAGCGGGTGATGATCGCCATGGCGTTGGCCCTGGAGCCGGAACTGCTGATCGCCGACGAACCGACCACCGCGCTCGACGTCACCACCCAGGCCCAGATCCTCGACCTGATCCGCGATCTGCAGCGCCGCCGCGACATGGCGGTGATGTTCATCACCCACGACTTCGGGGTCGTCGCCGAGATCGCCAACCGGGTCTGCGTGATGCGTCACGGCCGCATCGTCGAGCTCGGCGAGGCCGAGGCGGTGCTCAAGCACCCCTCCCACGACTACACCCGGGCGCTGATCGAGGCGATTCCCAGCGACATCATCCCCGAGGCGCGCGGCGCCGAGACCGACACCCCGCTGCTCGAGGTGGTGGGGCTCGACAAGGTCTTCCGCTCCAAGGGCGGGCTGTTCAAGCCGGCCCGCGAGGTGCGTGCCCTGCAGGACGTCTCCTTCCGCATGACCAAGGGCGAAACCATCGGTATCGTCGGCGAATCGGGCTCCGGCAAGTCGACCCTGGGGCGCTGCGTGGTGCGTCTGGAGCGTCCGGATAGCGGCACCCTGAGCCTCTCCGGCACCGACTTCATGCATCTCCAGGGCGAGGCGCTGCGCCGCGAGCGCCACCGCGTGCAGATGATCTTCCAGGACCCCTACGCCTCACTCAATCCGCGCCACCGGGTCGGCTACGCCATCGCCCAGGGGCCCATGGCCAACGGCATGAGCAAGACCCAGGCCTTCGCCAAGGCCAAGGAGCTGCTGGCACTGGTGGGGCTCGAGGGCACCGACGACCGCTACCCCCACGAGTTTTCCGGCGGCCAGCGGCAACGTATCGGCATCGCCCGTGCCCTGGCCATGGAGCCCGAGCTGATCGTCGCCGACGAGGCGGTCTCGGCGCTGGACGTCTCGATCCAGGCCCAGATCCTGGCACTGCTCGAGGAACTCAAGCAGAAACTCTCGCTGTCGCTGCTGTTCATCACCCACGACCTGCGGGTGGCGGCGCAGATCTGCGACCGCATCATCGTCATGCAGCACGGCCGCATCGTCGAGCAGGGATCGGCGCGGGATGTGTTCCTGGCGCCTCAGGAGGCCTATACCCGCGAGCTGCTGAACGCCATCCCCGGCCGCGAGCAGGAGCTCGCCGATGCCTGA
- a CDS encoding FAD-binding oxidoreductase, whose translation MDALLKEIAAIVGDAHVLTGEAVTARAVDWMTGAPCRAAAIVRPASTEDVAAVMRACHSARQPVVTHGGLTGLVHGAEAGDDELVVSLERMAAIEALDPVGATLTVEAGAPLQRVQEAAEQAGLQFALDLGARGSCTIGGNIATNAGGIRVIRYGMMRQQVLGLEAVLADGSVVSSMNHMLKNNAGYDLKQLFIGSEGTLGIVTRAVLRLQPPTPAVQTALVACPSFSALTGLLGHLGRALGGSLAAFEAMWQSHYRLLTVESQRHAPPLAADAPFYALVESLGSDAESHAAQFAQALETALEQELIGDAVLAHSDAQRQGLWAIREDIEGLIQGLSPLFTFDVSLPIAAMEGYVSNVEAAIHRDWPAGRVVTFGHLGDGNLHLSVGVGSQDPATRRAVEQHVYAPLAALGGSVSAEHGIGLEKRDYLHLSRTPDEIALMGTLKQALDPHGLLNRHKVLTDTRR comes from the coding sequence ATGGATGCCCTGCTCAAGGAGATCGCCGCCATCGTCGGAGACGCCCATGTGCTGACCGGCGAGGCGGTCACCGCTCGCGCCGTGGACTGGATGACCGGCGCCCCCTGCCGGGCGGCGGCCATCGTGCGCCCGGCCAGCACCGAAGACGTCGCCGCGGTGATGCGCGCCTGCCACTCCGCCCGCCAGCCGGTGGTCACCCACGGCGGCCTGACCGGGCTGGTACACGGCGCCGAGGCCGGCGACGATGAGCTGGTCGTCTCGCTGGAGCGGATGGCCGCCATCGAGGCCCTCGACCCGGTGGGCGCGACGCTCACCGTAGAGGCCGGCGCGCCGCTGCAGCGGGTGCAGGAGGCCGCCGAACAGGCCGGCCTGCAGTTTGCCCTCGACCTCGGCGCCCGCGGCAGCTGTACCATCGGCGGCAATATCGCCACCAACGCCGGCGGCATCCGCGTGATCCGCTACGGCATGATGCGCCAGCAGGTGCTGGGGCTGGAGGCGGTACTCGCCGACGGCAGCGTGGTCAGCTCGATGAACCACATGCTCAAGAACAACGCCGGCTACGACCTCAAGCAGCTGTTTATCGGCAGCGAGGGCACCCTGGGCATCGTCACGCGTGCCGTGCTGCGCCTGCAGCCGCCGACGCCGGCGGTGCAGACCGCACTGGTCGCCTGCCCGAGCTTTTCCGCGCTGACCGGCCTGCTCGGCCACCTCGGACGCGCGCTGGGCGGCAGCCTCGCCGCCTTCGAGGCAATGTGGCAGAGCCACTACCGGCTGCTGACGGTAGAGAGCCAGCGCCATGCGCCGCCGCTGGCCGCGGATGCGCCCTTCTATGCCCTGGTGGAATCGCTGGGCAGCGACGCCGAGAGCCACGCCGCGCAGTTCGCCCAGGCCCTGGAAACGGCCCTCGAGCAGGAGCTGATCGGCGATGCGGTGCTGGCCCACTCCGACGCACAGCGCCAGGGGCTATGGGCCATCCGCGAGGACATCGAGGGGCTGATCCAGGGTCTCTCGCCGCTGTTCACCTTCGACGTCAGCCTGCCAATCGCCGCGATGGAGGGCTATGTCAGCAACGTCGAGGCGGCGATCCACCGCGACTGGCCGGCCGGCCGCGTGGTCACCTTCGGCCACCTCGGCGACGGCAACCTGCACCTGTCGGTGGGCGTCGGCAGCCAGGACCCGGCTACCCGGCGTGCCGTGGAGCAGCACGTCTACGCGCCCCTGGCCGCGCTCGGCGGCTCGGTCTCCGCTGAGCACGGCATCGGCCTCGAGAAGCGCGACTACCTGCACCTTTCGCGGACCCCTGACGAGATTGCGCTGATGGGCACCCTCAAGCAGGCCCTGGACCCCCACGGGCTGCTCAACCGCCACAAGGTGCTGACGGATACCCGCAGATGA
- a CDS encoding EamA family transporter, with the protein MSLALARARLKASPRLASALLIAAIGLFWGGNWPAVRFILMDLPPFTLRAIGFASGAIVLLAWARWRRLPLRVAATEWPWLAATGLFTILGFNLATAFGQLRMPTSQAAIIAFSMPCWALLLAWWLLGQRVTRRQGWGLACGQAGLLLLLGPAAMAGGLNGLTGPLIMLGAALSWALGTVLIAKRGSWQSHVVVITGWQFALCAVPMIVLMLALESPPPPASWQLSTWLALGYHLLFSICLAQILWFINVKRLSVAQSTISTLIIPTVGVSSAVLLLGEPLTPRILVALLLTLSAVAIVMLHGRDAA; encoded by the coding sequence ATGAGCCTGGCCCTGGCCCGCGCCCGCTTGAAAGCATCGCCACGTCTCGCCTCCGCCCTGTTGATCGCGGCCATTGGCCTGTTCTGGGGAGGCAACTGGCCGGCGGTGCGCTTTATCCTGATGGATCTCCCACCCTTTACCCTGCGCGCCATCGGGTTTGCCAGCGGCGCCATCGTGCTACTGGCCTGGGCGCGCTGGCGACGCCTGCCGTTGAGAGTAGCGGCGACCGAATGGCCGTGGCTTGCCGCCACGGGGCTGTTCACCATCCTCGGTTTCAACCTGGCCACGGCCTTCGGCCAGCTGCGGATGCCGACCTCCCAGGCGGCCATCATCGCCTTCAGCATGCCCTGCTGGGCGCTGCTGCTGGCCTGGTGGCTGCTTGGCCAGCGCGTCACACGTCGCCAAGGGTGGGGGCTGGCCTGTGGCCAGGCGGGCCTGCTTCTGCTGCTCGGCCCGGCGGCCATGGCCGGGGGCCTGAACGGCCTGACAGGACCGCTGATCATGCTCGGGGCGGCGCTCTCCTGGGCACTCGGCACGGTACTGATCGCGAAGCGCGGCAGCTGGCAGAGTCACGTCGTGGTGATCACCGGCTGGCAGTTCGCCCTCTGCGCGGTGCCGATGATCGTGCTGATGCTGGCGCTGGAGTCGCCGCCCCCACCGGCCAGCTGGCAACTCAGCACCTGGCTGGCCCTGGGCTATCATCTGCTGTTCTCTATCTGCCTGGCGCAGATACTGTGGTTCATAAACGTCAAACGGCTGAGCGTGGCGCAATCCACCATCAGCACCTTGATCATTCCCACGGTGGGCGTCTCCAGTGCCGTGCTGCTGCTGGGCGAGCCGCTGACGCCGAGGATCCTGGTGGCGTTGCTGTTGACGCTCTCCGCCGTCGCCATTGTCATGCTGCACGGCCGTGACGCAGCATGA
- a CDS encoding aminotransferase, with protein sequence MPTFPKHLRGDGPHNPFPGVRVLERRLGREIPDQLGSNEGLDMPHRALREHFGDAMAEHVYSYGDAEALGIRQRLAEQKGIALDAMLVDAGADSLIALALRATVVFGECVVATAGTYPTFGYFARGQGCQLVEVAYDEGPGRLAPDLDALARAAHDHQARLVYLANPDNPSGHLHDDDAILSLRAALPDDCWLLLDEAYHDFREDADGEFGRRVLPGVIRLRTLSKAHGLAGLRVGYAIAEAETLAVMMKVRIHYAVSTLTQAAAEVVLDAPHESDAHVRAVRERRERLSEHFRALGADVLPSATNFVGLRLPSAELAERVHREMLEAGKLIARPADPALGHVLRVTAVENALKPGQLAILEQALTAG encoded by the coding sequence ATGCCGACATTTCCGAAACATCTGCGGGGCGACGGCCCCCACAACCCCTTTCCCGGCGTACGCGTGCTGGAGCGCCGCCTGGGACGCGAGATCCCCGACCAGTTGGGCTCCAACGAGGGCCTCGACATGCCCCACCGCGCGCTGCGCGAGCACTTCGGCGACGCCATGGCCGAGCACGTCTACAGCTACGGCGACGCCGAGGCGCTGGGCATCCGCCAGCGGCTGGCCGAGCAGAAGGGGATTGCGCTGGACGCCATGCTGGTCGACGCCGGCGCCGACAGCCTGATCGCACTGGCGCTGCGCGCCACCGTGGTGTTCGGCGAGTGTGTGGTGGCCACCGCCGGCACCTACCCCACCTTCGGCTACTTTGCCCGCGGCCAGGGCTGCCAACTGGTGGAGGTCGCCTACGACGAAGGCCCCGGCCGCCTGGCGCCGGACCTCGACGCCCTGGCCCGCGCCGCCCACGACCATCAGGCACGGCTGGTGTATCTCGCCAATCCCGACAACCCCAGCGGCCACCTGCACGATGACGACGCCATCCTGTCGCTGCGTGCGGCCCTTCCCGACGACTGCTGGCTGCTGCTCGACGAGGCCTACCACGACTTCCGCGAGGACGCCGACGGCGAGTTCGGCCGCCGCGTGCTGCCCGGGGTGATTCGCCTGCGCACCCTGTCCAAGGCCCACGGCCTGGCCGGACTGCGGGTCGGCTACGCCATCGCCGAGGCCGAGACCCTGGCGGTGATGATGAAGGTCAGGATTCACTATGCGGTGTCGACGCTGACCCAGGCCGCCGCCGAAGTGGTGCTCGACGCCCCCCATGAGAGCGACGCTCACGTGCGGGCGGTGCGCGAGCGCCGCGAGCGGCTCAGCGAGCACTTCCGCGCGCTGGGCGCCGACGTGCTGCCCAGCGCCACCAACTTCGTCGGCCTGCGCCTGCCCAGCGCCGAGCTCGCCGAACGCGTGCATCGCGAGATGCTCGAGGCCGGCAAACTGATCGCCCGCCCCGCCGACCCGGCGCTGGGCCACGTGCTGCGCGTCACCGCGGTGGAGAACGCCCTCAAACCCGGCCAACTGGCGATACTCGAGCAGGCCCTGACGGCTGGCTGA
- a CDS encoding patatin: protein MAKDDKKRIDLALQGGGSHGALTWGVLDRLLEDERLEIDGISGTSAGAMNAVVLADGLHKGGRDGARAALHDFWKAVSDAARFSPIQRTPWDRLMGNYSLDNSPSYLFFESLTQLIAPAKLNPMGVNPLRDLVLETVDFERVNACRKVKVFVTATNVRTGQAKIFRQPELSVDTVMASACLPFMFPAVEIDGEAYWDGGYSGNPALYPLVDDQGCRDLVVVQINPLVRKKLPDSARDILNRINEVTFNSSLIKELRSIQLLHRLIEAEGLELESYRAMRLHLIHAEHDIETLSASSKMNAEWDFLTRLHGQGRAWAERWLDENFSALGERSSFDLDALFPDTFRPISATDAPAKGNDDEKA from the coding sequence ATGGCGAAGGACGACAAGAAGCGTATCGATCTGGCCCTGCAGGGCGGCGGCTCCCACGGCGCCTTGACCTGGGGGGTGCTGGATCGCCTGCTGGAAGATGAGCGGCTGGAAATCGACGGCATCAGCGGTACCAGCGCCGGGGCCATGAATGCCGTGGTGCTGGCCGACGGGCTGCATAAGGGGGGCCGCGACGGCGCTCGGGCAGCCTTGCACGACTTCTGGAAAGCGGTCAGCGATGCGGCGCGTTTCTCGCCGATTCAGCGCACGCCCTGGGACCGGCTGATGGGTAATTACAGCCTCGACAATTCACCGAGCTATCTGTTCTTCGAAAGCCTTACCCAACTGATTGCGCCGGCCAAGCTCAACCCCATGGGCGTCAATCCGCTGCGCGACCTTGTGCTCGAGACGGTCGATTTCGAACGGGTCAATGCGTGTCGCAAGGTCAAGGTGTTCGTCACCGCCACCAATGTGCGCACCGGCCAGGCAAAGATATTTCGCCAGCCCGAGCTGAGCGTCGACACCGTGATGGCCTCGGCCTGCCTGCCGTTCATGTTTCCCGCCGTGGAGATCGACGGCGAGGCTTATTGGGATGGCGGCTACAGCGGCAACCCCGCGCTCTACCCGCTGGTCGATGACCAGGGCTGTCGTGACCTGGTGGTGGTGCAGATCAATCCGCTGGTGCGCAAGAAACTACCGGACAGCGCCCGGGATATTCTCAACCGGATCAACGAAGTCACCTTCAACTCCAGCCTGATCAAGGAGCTGCGCAGCATTCAACTCCTGCACCGCCTGATCGAAGCCGAAGGACTGGAGCTGGAGAGTTACCGGGCGATGCGCCTGCATCTGATACATGCCGAACACGACATCGAGACCCTCAGCGCCTCGAGCAAGATGAACGCCGAATGGGACTTTCTGACCCGCCTGCACGGCCAAGGGCGCGCCTGGGCCGAGCGCTGGCTGGATGAGAACTTCTCGGCCCTCGGTGAACGCTCGTCCTTTGACCTGGATGCGCTGTTCCCCGACACCTTTCGCCCTATCTCAGCCACGGATGCCCCCGCCAAGGGGAATGACGACGAGAAAGCGTAA